CGGCGGACAGGGGGCGGCGCTACGTGACGCTGGGCCTGGCGCCGCTGTCCGGGCCCGTGCGGCCGTGGCTGCGGCTGGCGCGGACGTGTGGCCGGCCCCTCTTCGACTTCGAGGGCCTGCGCGCCTTCAAGGCGAAGTTCCGCCCTGATGCCTGGGTGCCCCTCCTGCTGTCCTATCCAACGCCGCGAGGCGGACTGCTGGCGGTGTACGACGCGCTGCGCGCCTTCGCGCAAGGCAGCCTGCTGCGCTTCGGCGTCGCCACCTTGCTGCGCAGGCCCAGGCTGTTGGTGCACGCGCTGGCCGTGTTGCTCGTCCCCTGGACGGTGCTGCTCGCGCTGCCCGCCACCGCGCGGTGGTTCCCCTCCGTGCAGGTGCAGTGGGCGTGGGTGCTGTTCGACGTGGGCCTGACGGTGGGGCTGTTCTCCCTGGTGCGCCGCTGGCGGGACTCCCTGGCCACGGCGCTGGGCGTCCTGACGGCGGCGGATGCCTGCCTGACGTTCGCGCAGGCCGTCACCTACAACGTGCCCCTGGCCCAGGGGCTGCTGGATGGCGCCATCATCACCCTGGCCGTGCTCGCGCCCGCGGCGGCGTCCGGGCTGCTCTTCGCTTCCCGGGACTTGAGCCTGCCTGGGCGCTAGATGAACGCGCCGCTGTCGAGCGGCTCGTCCTCGGTGGGGACGGTGGCGCCGTGGCCGGGATGCAGGAACACCTCGCCGTGGTCCACCCGCGCCACCAGGTGGAAGCTCACCATGTAATCGCGGCTGGGCGGCCAGCCCTGCTCCAATTCGAAGTGCGTGTCTCCAATCTCCACCACGGTGCCGAGCCTCCGGCCGTGCTCGTCCCGCACCGCCATTCCCTCGCGCAACTCACCCGGATCCCACATGACGCCCTCCTGGATTGTCTTCCCTTGAGGAAAGATGCACGCGCCGGGGGTGTTCGGCAGCCCACGCAAGGTGTCTGCCATTGCTCCATTGATGGACATTCCCGGGAACGGACCCTGGACCGCGGCTCCGGTACAGTGCTGTTTTCAGGAAAGAACTGACCCCAGCCACGGTGCCGCGACTTCCTCGCGGTGTGCCCGGTGTCTGGTGGGGAGGGGAGACCATGCGCCCGCCGTGTGGCGTTGCACTGTCGCTCGCCGTCCTGCTGTTCGCCCATTCCGGGCAGGCTCAACCCCAGGACAGGGAGGTGGTGTCCTCGCCCGCTGACCTGCCACCCGGCGTGTCCGCGGTGCTGTGGAAGCTGTCCGTCCCGCCCCACCTCGCTCCCACGCCTGAGCGCGTGCTCCTGGGCGAGAAGCTCTTCAACGACCAGCGGCTGTCGGTGGACAACACGGTGTCGTGCTCCACCTGTCACGACCCGCGCCTGGGCTTCGCCGACGCCAAGCCGGTGTCCGAGGGCGTGAAGGGGCAGAAGGTGACGCGCAACAGCCCCACCATCCTCAACGCGCTCTTCAATGCCTCCCAGTTCTGGGACGGCCGCGCCTCCACGCTGGAGGACCAGGCGAAGCTGCCCATCCTCAATCCTCGGGAGATGGGCATGCCCGACGAGGCGGCGGTGGTGGCCAAGGTGAAGACCATTCCGGAGTACGTGCGGGACTTCCAGAAGGTCTTCAACCGCGAGGTGAACTTCGACGACCTGGCGGTGGCCATCGCCGCCTTCGAGCGCACGCTCTATTCGGGCAACGCGCGCTTCGACCGCTTCATCACCGGCGACGCGAAGGCGTTTTCCGCCGCGGAGCGCCGGGGCTGGGCGCTCTTCAACGGCAAGGCCCGCTGCAACACCTGCCACGCGGGCAACGTGGTGTCGCCGCTGTTCAGCGACCAGAAGTTCCACAACATCGGCATCGCGGCGCACAAGACGGACTTCCCGCAGCTCGCCCGCGAGGGATTGAAGGTCGTCCGCACCGGCGACGAGAAGCAGATTGACGAGCTGGCGCTGGAGACGCGCTTCTCCGAGCTGGGCCGCTTCCTGGTGACGAAGCAGGAGAACGACGTGGGCGCCTTCAAGACGCCCACCCTGCGCAACATCGCCATCACCGGTCCGTACATGCACGACGGCTCGCTGGTGACGCTGTGGGACGTCATGGACCACTACAACAAGGGCGGCGTCCCCAACCCGTACCTGGACGGCGGCATGCAGCGGCTGGGGCTGACGGAGACGGAAATCGACGACGTGGTGGCCTTCCTGTTCACCCTCACCGACGAGCAGTTCGTGAAGTTCGCCACCCAGGAGCAGGCCCGGCAGCGCGGGCTGAAGAGCAAACGCCCGGAGCGCGATACCGCGGTGGCCATGGGAAAGAAGGGGAACCTGGGTGACCTGGCCCCCAACCCGGACCTGGCGGTGAAGAACCCGGCGGACATCGGTGTGTACGGCACCGAGGCCCAGGTGAAGCCCGCTTCGACGTCCAAGCCCTAGGAGACGCCGTCATGGGGAACAAGTTCCGCAGCATCGAGACGAAGCACTACGCAGAGCGCGACGCCTTCTTCGATGACTTGAAGAAGCTGGACCGCCGGGCCTTCCTCCGCGTGGCGGGCATCTCCGCCGGCATCGCCGCGGGCATGGGCTTGCGCACGCCGCACAGCTTCCAGTTGGTCAACGTGGCGGAGGCGCAGGGGACGAAGCCGCGCTTCTCCTTCGCGTACATCTCCGACACGCACCTGTACGAGAAGAAGCTCAACGACCGCTTCGTGCGCGCCATCCTCAAGGCCGTGGATGACGTGAATGGCCTGGACCCGCAGCCGGACTTCGTCCTCTTCGGCGGAGACCTGGCGCAGTTGGGCAAGCCGGGCGAGCTGAAGCTGGGCGCGGAGATTCTGAAGAGCGTGAAGGCGCCCATCCGGATGATGACGGGCGAGCACGACTGGTTCCTCGACATGGGCGAGCTGTGGACGGACCTGTTCGGCCCGCCGAACTATTCGTTCGACCACAAGGGCGTCCACTTCGTGGTCCTCAACTCCATCCTGGAGAAGGACTTCTGGACGGAGCGGGGCCTGTCGCCCGAGGAGCGGATGCAGATTGTCGCGGGCCTGGACAACGGCATCCAGTCCCGCTTCGAGGTCGGCGCGCCGCAGCGCGAATGGCTGCGTCAGGACCTGGCGAAGGTGAACAAGGCGACGCCCATCATCGTCTTCAGCCACTCTCCGCTCTACAAGTACTACCGGCCCTGGAACTTCTGGACGGACGACGCGGACGAGGTGCAGGCCCTCTTCAAGCCGTTCCAGACAGTGACGGTCATCCACGGGCACACGCACCAGCTCCTCAGCAACCGCATTGGCAACATGAGCTTCCACGGCATGTTGTCCACCGCGTGGCCCTGGCCCTACGCGCCCGAGGGCCTGCCTCAGTTGACGGTGCAGATGAACCGCTCGGACCCCTTCAGCCAGTTCGACGGCTGCGGTGACGGGCGGATGGACGTGTTGGAGTCGGGGATGGTGGACAAGCTGTACAACCTCTGGGAGCGCAACCCCATCTCCGTGCGCGCGAGCTACCTCGCGTCGGGTGGGAAGCGGGACGTGCCGCCCCGGACCAAGCTGCCGAGCTACTGAGCGCGAGGGACACCATGACCTTCCGGATGAAGCTGCTTGTGGGAACGGGTGCCGTGCTGTCGTTCGCGGGGGGCGTGGCGCTGGCCACCGGCCCCGTGTCGCCGCCCGCGCGGGGCACCCAGGCGCCCGAGGTGAAGAAGCACGAGCTACCGGTGTCGAAGGACGGCAACCTCGTGGTGGGGCTGTGCGACGGCGAGACGTCCATGGAGGTGAAGGGCGTCAAGGCTGGCGAGTCACTGACGCGCGCCCAGGCCCAGCACGTGTCGGGCGCGCTGATGGAGGAGTGGCTGCGCAAGAATCCCAACGCCCACTGGGACGCGGTGCCCCTGGTGGCGCAGGCGCCCGCGCCGGGCTCCACCACGCCGCGCACCCAGCAGCCGCGCACGCCCGCGCCATCCAAGGGCACGGTGCGTGAGGGCGGCGTGACGCCGGAGAGCGGCGGCGCGGAGGTGAAGAAGCAGCAGGCGGTGCCCATCCAGGACGGCCACACCTACGGCGCGTTCTCCGACCGGGACGAGGCCATCTGGGCCGCCTCCACCGAGCAGTTCGTGGATGAGGGCCACCGCGTGTTCCATGACGCGCAGGCCATTGGCGGCACGGTGGGAATCTCCTGTGACATGTGTCACCCGGACGCGTCCAACACCCACCCGGAGACGTATCCGAAGTACCAGGTGCAGCTCGGCCGCGTGGCGCTGCTGCGCGACATGATCAACTGGTGCATCGAGAACCCGGTGCGCGGCAGGCCGCTCGCGGATGGCGACCCGCGCATGCGCGCGATGGAGGCGTACATCTACGCCAAGCGCAAGGGCGTGAAGCTGGAGTACGGGAAGAAGTAGGCCCGCTCAGCGCCCCAGGCCAGGGACGGCGCCACGCGTTCGCTGGAAGAGCCACCGGGGCTCCCACAGGAAACGCGTGGCCTGCACCACCTGCGGGTGGCCCAGCAGCACGGCGAGCAGCGCTCCCGCCACCAGCGCTAGCGCGACGCCCAGCGGCCCTTGGAGGTGCGCGAAGGCGCCCGTGGCCTCGGCGCCTCGTACGAAGAACCCGTGCAGGAGGAAGGCCGCCAGGCTCCTCCCGCCGAAGCGCGTCAGTGCGCCCTCGTTGCGCGGGGCGAGCGTGAACAGCGCCCACGTCAGCGCCAGCGCGCCGCAGAAGAGTGTCAGTCGTGTCGCCATGCCGGCGAGCGCGGGGGTTCCCAGCGCGGCATACCCGCTGCTTCCGTACAGCCATTGCGTGTTGGGGGCCGGCAGCCAGCCCAGGGCGATGGTGCAGACACCCACGCCCAGCCCAGCGGCCACGGCGGAGGCCAGCGCGACGCGCCAGGTCCGCGAAGCCGAGGACGTCAGCAGCCAGGTTCTGGGCATCAGGTGCCCCGCGACGAAGCAGGGCAGGAACACGAAGGTCCGCGACAGGCTGAACGGGTAGCCCACCCAGGCCAGCATCCCCGCGCCGAGCGACAGCGCGACGGCCCAGGTCAGCGGTTGGGGCAGGCGCCGCAGCAGCGGGAGGACCCAGCGCCAGCTCGCGAGACTCACGAGGAACCACAGCAGCCAGTACGGCTGAATCCCCCAGTGCGGACTCCACTCGCGGCCGAGCACCCACACGTCGAAGGCGACGTACAGCACCTGGAAGACGGCCAGCGGCGCGAGGAGCCCCCACCCGATGGCCTCCAGCGCCTTCGCGCCCGTCTCCGCGCGCGACAGGTGGCCGGAGAGGAACGCGAAGGCGGGGATGTGGAACAGGTACAGGCCGGAGTAGAGCGCCCTCGCCAGCGGCTCACGCGTCAGCAGCGGTTCGAGCGCGTGCCCCATCACCACCAGGAGGATGAGGAGGCCACGCACGTTCTCGAACAGCGGGATGCGGCCAGCGGTCGTCACGCCTCAATAGAGAAGCCCATTTTGAGGCTGCACGGGAGCGGGAAGCTTCGTTTCCCCCAGCATCTGGCGCAGGTTGATTTCAATGGTCCTGCACAGGGCCGTCATGGGGGTATCGCTGACGTCGTCCTCGAACGGCGTCTCGATGTCCCGGCCCACCGCATCCAGCCCGATGAAGAGGAACGCGATGACGGCGGTGACGAACGGGGTGAGCCAGCCCAGGTCCGCCACGACGCCCAGGGGCAGGAGCACCAGGTAGGCGCGCGTGATGGCCAGCAGAAGGATGTCGTACTGACGGGGCAGGGGCGTGTTCTTGATGCGCTCGCACGCGCCCAGCAGGTCGGTCAGCTCGGACAGCGTCCGGTCCATCGTCACGTGCAGGAACATCACCTTCTGCGTGTCCGACACCTGCCCGTAGATGCGGCGCAGGCGCGTGCCCATCCAGAGAATCAGCGCGGAGGGGACGTTCTGCTCCTCGCGCAGCGCCTCGATGACCTCGGGCCGGAAGAAGGGGACGATTTCTGGCAGCGGGTCCTGCCGCCGCAAGTGGCAACGCATGGCGTTCACGAAGCCCATCTGCGCGTACACCAGCTCCCGCGCGTCCTCGGTGACGTCTCCGTGCATGTTGGAGATGACGCCGCGGGCCTCGCCCTGGGCCTCGCCCGAGTCACCGAACTCCGCGATTTTGGCCCGGGGGCTTCCCTGCTCCGGGTGAACGCGCGCCTGGCCGAACTGGTCGCGAACCGCGCCGTCGCTCGCCCGGGTCCCCGCCACCGTCAACACGGAGCCGCCACGCTCCACCGCGGTCTTCAGCAACGGTGAGACGGGCGACGGCAACTCCAGCCCCGCCGGCGTGCTGCCCCCGTTGGTCTCCGGGTTGGGCAGCAGCGTCAGCACCTGACGGGCGAAGGTGCGCGACCAGTTCACCACGCCGCCCCAGAGCGTGCGTGCCTCCCACCAACGGTCGTACGCGGAGCCGTTGCGGAAGGCGAGCAGCACGCCCAGCGCCGCCGCCAGAATCGATACCGGCATGGCGGGGACGGCCATCCACGATGCGTCGAACACGCGGTAGCCGATGTTCACCGCCAGCGCGAACAGCACGTGAATCGCAACGGCTTTGCCGGTGTAACGCAGGATGATCTGCCAGGACAGCCTCCGGCCGACAATCATTCGAGGAATGCTCCAAGTTGGGTGAGGGTGCCTTGCGCAATGCGTCTAATGACGCGAACGCGGATCGGCAACGCGCGCCACCCCGTCCGCCGCGCGCGTGTGTCCTGCGGCGCGCGGACGAACCTCGGAGTGTCCGGGAACGAGCAGAGCCGCTACCCGGGTCCCTGGAACCCCCCGGAGCGGAACGTGAGCACGAGCGTGTCGCGGTGGCCCGTCCCCTCCAGGGGCTGGATGGGCGTGCTCTCGTGGATGACGCGGGCGTCATCGAGCAGCAGCGCGGACCAGGGCTCCGTCAGCGTGAAGCGCAGGCCGTTGGGGCCGTCGGCCTCGAAGACGCGCGTCTCGCCGCCCTTGATGTTCTCGCGGCCCACGAGCAGCACCGCGACGAAGTCCACGCCGTCCCGGTGCGCGCCCTCCGGCGTCGGCCGGCCGATGCCGTCCGTGGTGTCGATGCGGAACTGGTGGGCTTCGACGAACCAGGGGCGCTCGCCCTTGAGCTGGGAGCAGGTGGCGGCGATGCCGCGAATCAGCCCCGCCCACACGGGACGAGACACGACGTCCGGTTGCACGGGTTCGAACCAGCGTTCGAGCCCGCCGTGCAGCGCGTTGTATTCCACCGGCTGCCAGTGCGCGCGGTGTGGCACCTGCGTCACCGATGCGCCGTCCACGATGAAGCAGGCGTGCCGCCGCGAGCGGTAGCGGCCGCCGTCCCGGAGGAAGCCGTCCAGGGGCAGGTCGTTCCAGGACGGTGGCAGGGCGTCCAGCGCGGAGGACACGAGCCCGGCGAGCTCGCAGAGGCCGTCGCGTCCGAGCACGGCGTAGCCGCGCTCTCGCAGCGCGGCGGGGACTTCGGTCGCGGGGATGATGGGAGGCTGAAAGCTCATGGCGGTCGTCGGATTCAGAGAGGGGTGTTCGCCGAAGGCGCGGGGGCGGGCGGGGGTGGGGACGCCTGTTTCAAGGACTCGCGGAACGCGCCGTCCCGTGCCGCCACGCACACGGTGTAGCCGTCCAGGGCGCCGCAGGTGACGCGGTCGCCCAGCCGCTCGAAGAGGGGCCGCTTCGCCGCGTCGACCACGTAGACGGTGTCCTCCGCGAGGCGCCCGTGCTCCACGTCGTCCATGAGCGCGGCGCAGACCTCCGCGACGCGGGGCTCGTTGAGCCGGGCGGAGTACCCGCTGTTGGTCGTCAGGCCCCGGCGGTAGGCGAGGTCCCCGAAGCGCACGTAGGTGTGCTCCGGGAAGCCGTTCTCCACGCAGGGCCGCTGCGAGCCGAGAATGACGGGAGGCACCAGCGTCACCTGTCGGTAGGCCGCGTCCACGCGCTCCCATTCCGGGGCCTGGAGCCGTGGCCAGGGAGCGCCCACGAACATCCTCTGGGACCAGGCGTCCGGAGCGTCCACGACCTGGAGCAGGACCGCGCCCAGCAGCAGCGCGGTGGCCACGCCGGGCCGCTGCCGCCAGCGCCAGAGGACCCACGCCACGCCGCCTGTGAGGAGCAGGTAGTAGAGCGGCCAGATGAAGCGCCCCGACGCGCGGAAGGCGCCGAGCATGGGCATGACGGGCTCCATCAGCTTGCGCATGGTCAGCACCGTCCGGCCCGCCACCGTCATCGTCGACGAGAAGCCGAGCACCGTCAGCGCGAGCGCCACCAGCACCAGCGGCAGCAGGGGCTTCACGCGCTCCCAGCTTCGGGGCCTGTCACTGAACACCCATCCGAACAGTCCCGCGACACCGAGCGCGAGCGCGCCCGTGCCCAGATAGCCGAAGCCTTCGTACTGCCCGCTGTTGACGGGCAGCGAGGGCAGCAGCCGGGAGCTGCCCAGCGGGTTGATGAACGTGAGCAGGTCCGCGCTGAAGATGCCGAAGCCAATGGTGCCGGTGCTGACGCCCTGGCCCACGTAGCCGAACGCGAGGAAGGGGACGCTCACCGCCAGGCCCAGCCCCGCGAACACGCCGCCGGCGGCCCTTGAAGACAGGTGTCCTTCCCGCCACGCCTGGACGAGCAGCGCCACGCTGAGCGCGAAGACCATCACCGTCAGGTACGGGTGCGTCCCCGCGGCGAGCACGTTGAGCAGCAGCGCCCAGCGCAGCGAGCGTCTCGCGGCGGCGGCGGCCTCCCGCGGACGCAGGTACAGCCAGAGCATGGCGGTCAGCATCCAGTGCGCGCACAGCGTGTCATGTCCCACGCGGGCGAGGAGCACGGGCGCCGTCACGAAGAACGCCGCGCCCAGCACGCGCTGGAGGGGCTTGCGGGTGAAGAGGCCCATCAGCTTCACGGCCATGGCGCCCTGGAGCGCGAAACACAGCGCGAGCCACGGCCCGATGAACTGGAAGTCCCGAGGCAGCCACCGTGCGAAGGGCTTGAGCAGGAGCGAGAGCCAGGGGTTCGAGTCCGAGAAGCCCACCGTCATGACGTGGGGGGCCATGAGGCTGGGCGTGCGGCCCAGCGGGAAGCTCCAGGGCGCGTCACGGAAGTGCAGCCACCCGAGCACGTGCTGCGCCGGGTCCCCGATGCCCAGCCCATCCAGGTTCGTGGGGTCGAGCGTCGGCGCGCCTCCCGCCACGAGGAACCAGAGCACACCCACCACCGCGCCCACCCAGGGCAACAGCCGCTCCCCCTTGTCGCCGGGTTCTGTGGTCACCACCTGCGTGTACTCCTGGAGTCCTCGCGCGGAGCTCGGCCGCTCCGATGGACGCACGTGGCGGGACCCATACTCCCTCGCGGGCCATCACCGCCAGTCCGATGCGATGCACTCACGGCGAGCGCCGCGGCGCCGACAGGTCGCTCGCCGTGGCGCCGGCGGTATGGTCGGGGGAATGGGAGGGGGCTCGGCCTGTTGGTGGGCCACCTCGGGCTTCAGGAGATGCGGACATGAGAAGGGCGTACGTGGCGTCGTTGCTGACAGGCCTGCTGACCACCTCCGTCGCGAAGGCCGAGGAGGCACAGGACCCCTTCCTGTGGCTCGAAGAGGTGCAAGGCGCCAAGGCGCTCGAGTGGGTCCGCGCCCAGAACGCGAAGACGCTGGCGGTGCTGGAGAAGGACGCGCGCTTCGAGCCCTTCTACACGGAGGCGCTGGAGCTGCTCACCGCCACCGACCGGATTCCCACGCCGCGCTTCCGCGCCGAAGGTGTGGACAACTTCTGGCAGGACCGGACGAACCCGCGCGGCCTCTGGCGGCACGCCACCGTGGAGGGCTACGCCGGCGCGAAGACGTCCTGGCAGACGGTGCTGGACGTGGACGCCCTGGCGAAGGCCGAGAACGCGAACTGGATTTGGAAGGGCAGCAACTGCCTGCCGCCCGCGGACCAGCGGTGCCTCGTGTCGCTGTCGAACGGTGGCAAGGACGCGGTGGAGCTGCGCGAGTTCGACGCCACCGCGAAGCGCTTCGTGGAGGGGGGCTTCCAGGTGCCCGAGGACAAGCTGTCCGCGGCCTGGCTGGACGCGGACACGCTGCTGGTGGGGCGGGACTGGGGCGAAGGCACGCTGACGGAGTCGGGTTACCCCTTCGTCCTCAAGCGCTGGAAGCGCGGTACGCCGCTCGCGGAGGCGCAGGAGCTCTTCCGGGGGGAGCGCACGGACGTGTCCGCGTCGCCCATTCCCCTGCGGGACGCGGAGGGCACGCTCCAGGCCGTGCTCGTCAGCCGAGGACTGACCACCTTCGAATCGGAGTACTACCTGCTGGGAGACGCGGCGCCCGTCCGGCTCCCCTTTCCCCGGAAGGTCTCCATCCAGGCCTTCGTGGAGGGGCAGGTCGTCTTCACCATCGAAGAGGACTGGGGCCGCTTCAAGCAAGGCGCGCTGCTGGCGTACCCGCTGGCCGCGCTGAAGGCGGACCCGGCGAAGGCGACGCCCACGCTCATCTTCCAGCCCGGGCCGCGTCAGGCCATCGAGTCCGTGGGCGCGACGCGCGGCCGGGTGCTGGTGAATCTCTACGAGGACGTGAAGGGCGCGCTCGACGTCTACACGCCGTCCAAGAATCGCTGGAGCCGCAAGCGGCTGGCGCTGTCGAAGGATGCCTCCGTCGCCATCACCGCGACCAGCTCGTCACAT
This genomic window from Myxococcus hansupus contains:
- a CDS encoding cytochrome-c peroxidase, with the protein product MRPPCGVALSLAVLLFAHSGQAQPQDREVVSSPADLPPGVSAVLWKLSVPPHLAPTPERVLLGEKLFNDQRLSVDNTVSCSTCHDPRLGFADAKPVSEGVKGQKVTRNSPTILNALFNASQFWDGRASTLEDQAKLPILNPREMGMPDEAAVVAKVKTIPEYVRDFQKVFNREVNFDDLAVAIAAFERTLYSGNARFDRFITGDAKAFSAAERRGWALFNGKARCNTCHAGNVVSPLFSDQKFHNIGIAAHKTDFPQLAREGLKVVRTGDEKQIDELALETRFSELGRFLVTKQENDVGAFKTPTLRNIAITGPYMHDGSLVTLWDVMDHYNKGGVPNPYLDGGMQRLGLTETEIDDVVAFLFTLTDEQFVKFATQEQARQRGLKSKRPERDTAVAMGKKGNLGDLAPNPDLAVKNPADIGVYGTEAQVKPASTSKP
- a CDS encoding metallophosphoesterase family protein, translated to MGNKFRSIETKHYAERDAFFDDLKKLDRRAFLRVAGISAGIAAGMGLRTPHSFQLVNVAEAQGTKPRFSFAYISDTHLYEKKLNDRFVRAILKAVDDVNGLDPQPDFVLFGGDLAQLGKPGELKLGAEILKSVKAPIRMMTGEHDWFLDMGELWTDLFGPPNYSFDHKGVHFVVLNSILEKDFWTERGLSPEERMQIVAGLDNGIQSRFEVGAPQREWLRQDLAKVNKATPIIVFSHSPLYKYYRPWNFWTDDADEVQALFKPFQTVTVIHGHTHQLLSNRIGNMSFHGMLSTAWPWPYAPEGLPQLTVQMNRSDPFSQFDGCGDGRMDVLESGMVDKLYNLWERNPISVRASYLASGGKRDVPPRTKLPSY
- a CDS encoding c-type cytochrome — protein: MKLLVGTGAVLSFAGGVALATGPVSPPARGTQAPEVKKHELPVSKDGNLVVGLCDGETSMEVKGVKAGESLTRAQAQHVSGALMEEWLRKNPNAHWDAVPLVAQAPAPGSTTPRTQQPRTPAPSKGTVREGGVTPESGGAEVKKQQAVPIQDGHTYGAFSDRDEAIWAASTEQFVDEGHRVFHDAQAIGGTVGISCDMCHPDASNTHPETYPKYQVQLGRVALLRDMINWCIENPVRGRPLADGDPRMRAMEAYIYAKRKGVKLEYGKK
- a CDS encoding acyltransferase family protein, whose amino-acid sequence is MTTAGRIPLFENVRGLLILLVVMGHALEPLLTREPLARALYSGLYLFHIPAFAFLSGHLSRAETGAKALEAIGWGLLAPLAVFQVLYVAFDVWVLGREWSPHWGIQPYWLLWFLVSLASWRWVLPLLRRLPQPLTWAVALSLGAGMLAWVGYPFSLSRTFVFLPCFVAGHLMPRTWLLTSSASRTWRVALASAVAAGLGVGVCTIALGWLPAPNTQWLYGSSGYAALGTPALAGMATRLTLFCGALALTWALFTLAPRNEGALTRFGGRSLAAFLLHGFFVRGAEATGAFAHLQGPLGVALALVAGALLAVLLGHPQVVQATRFLWEPRWLFQRTRGAVPGLGR
- a CDS encoding bestrophin family protein; amino-acid sequence: MIVGRRLSWQIILRYTGKAVAIHVLFALAVNIGYRVFDASWMAVPAMPVSILAAALGVLLAFRNGSAYDRWWEARTLWGGVVNWSRTFARQVLTLLPNPETNGGSTPAGLELPSPVSPLLKTAVERGGSVLTVAGTRASDGAVRDQFGQARVHPEQGSPRAKIAEFGDSGEAQGEARGVISNMHGDVTEDARELVYAQMGFVNAMRCHLRRQDPLPEIVPFFRPEVIEALREEQNVPSALILWMGTRLRRIYGQVSDTQKVMFLHVTMDRTLSELTDLLGACERIKNTPLPRQYDILLLAITRAYLVLLPLGVVADLGWLTPFVTAVIAFLFIGLDAVGRDIETPFEDDVSDTPMTALCRTIEINLRQMLGETKLPAPVQPQNGLLY
- a CDS encoding 2OG-Fe dioxygenase family protein, with amino-acid sequence MSFQPPIIPATEVPAALRERGYAVLGRDGLCELAGLVSSALDALPPSWNDLPLDGFLRDGGRYRSRRHACFIVDGASVTQVPHRAHWQPVEYNALHGGLERWFEPVQPDVVSRPVWAGLIRGIAATCSQLKGERPWFVEAHQFRIDTTDGIGRPTPEGAHRDGVDFVAVLLVGRENIKGGETRVFEADGPNGLRFTLTEPWSALLLDDARVIHESTPIQPLEGTGHRDTLVLTFRSGGFQGPG
- a CDS encoding DUF6311 domain-containing protein — translated: MTTEPGDKGERLLPWVGAVVGVLWFLVAGGAPTLDPTNLDGLGIGDPAQHVLGWLHFRDAPWSFPLGRTPSLMAPHVMTVGFSDSNPWLSLLLKPFARWLPRDFQFIGPWLALCFALQGAMAVKLMGLFTRKPLQRVLGAAFFVTAPVLLARVGHDTLCAHWMLTAMLWLYLRPREAAAAARRSLRWALLLNVLAAGTHPYLTVMVFALSVALLVQAWREGHLSSRAAGGVFAGLGLAVSVPFLAFGYVGQGVSTGTIGFGIFSADLLTFINPLGSSRLLPSLPVNSGQYEGFGYLGTGALALGVAGLFGWVFSDRPRSWERVKPLLPLVLVALALTVLGFSSTMTVAGRTVLTMRKLMEPVMPMLGAFRASGRFIWPLYYLLLTGGVAWVLWRWRQRPGVATALLLGAVLLQVVDAPDAWSQRMFVGAPWPRLQAPEWERVDAAYRQVTLVPPVILGSQRPCVENGFPEHTYVRFGDLAYRRGLTTNSGYSARLNEPRVAEVCAALMDDVEHGRLAEDTVYVVDAAKRPLFERLGDRVTCGALDGYTVCVAARDGAFRESLKQASPPPPAPAPSANTPL
- a CDS encoding prolyl oligopeptidase family serine peptidase encodes the protein MRRAYVASLLTGLLTTSVAKAEEAQDPFLWLEEVQGAKALEWVRAQNAKTLAVLEKDARFEPFYTEALELLTATDRIPTPRFRAEGVDNFWQDRTNPRGLWRHATVEGYAGAKTSWQTVLDVDALAKAENANWIWKGSNCLPPADQRCLVSLSNGGKDAVELREFDATAKRFVEGGFQVPEDKLSAAWLDADTLLVGRDWGEGTLTESGYPFVLKRWKRGTPLAEAQELFRGERTDVSASPIPLRDAEGTLQAVLVSRGLTTFESEYYLLGDAAPVRLPFPRKVSIQAFVEGQVVFTIEEDWGRFKQGALLAYPLAALKADPAKATPTLIFQPGPRQAIESVGATRGRVLVNLYEDVKGALDVYTPSKNRWSRKRLALSKDASVAITATSSSHERFFVKSQGFLAPTSLWLADAKAGTVKKVKSLPARFDASKLRVDQYWTQSKDGTRIPYFLVRSKARKLDGTTPTLVYGYGGFQISKPPVYLPEEGKLWMERGGAYVVANIRGGGEFGPRWHQLALREHRQRAFDDYAAVMQDLVRRKVSSPRRMGIYGRSNGGVLTSVAMTQHPDLFTAAVIESPLIDMMRYHKLPAGASWVGEYGNPEVPEDAAFISKYSAYQNLREGVRYPTPYITTNTKDDRVHPGHARKFAARLEAMGLPYFYYENTDGGHSNDSDPMLNARRWALHHVYLSRLLMD